The DNA segment CAAGTCTGGCCAAAAGGGCATGGTGACCGCGCGTGTTGGCGTGCATACTCAGGCGTGCCGGGGGCCGACGGAGCAAACACAGGGGTGGGGTTCGGTGTTACGCGTCCATTTCAGTGGACTCGATCTGGCCCGCGTGCGCATTGCGGCACGCCCGGACGCACTGTGGGAGACCGTCTTAAGCTTTCACCGCCTGCGCGACCGCCGGGACGATTCGGCGTTCGGCAAATGGCGATCGGAAACGCGCGGAAAGTTGAATGGCGAAGCGCGACTGCTGGCGCCGCTCGTGCCCACCCGCGGGTATTTTCCCGATTTCCTGACGCCCGCCGAAGGGCTCCTCGGCATGACCGACGCGCTCGCCGCGCTGCGCGAGACGCCCGCCGCCCGGCTGCACGAGGAACTCGCCCGGCTCTCCACGGCCACCCGCCCGTTCCCGTCGTGGATACGGGAGATGGCCGAGGGTGACACCCGTGCCCTCGGCCGGCTGGCCGGCATCCTCCAGCGCTACTACGAGGTGGCCGTCGCCCCGTACTGGCCGCGCGTCCAGAGCCGCATCGAGGCCGACCGGGCCGCCCGCGGCAGGGCGCTGCTCGACGGCGGCGCGGACCGGCTGCTGGCCTCGCTCCCGCCGATGATGCGCTGGCGCCCGCCCGTTCTGGAGGCCGACTATCCGGTGGACCGCGACCTCCACCTCGGCGGCCGGGGGCTGTTGCTGCTGCCGTCGTACTTCTGCCGCCGCACCCCGGTCACCTTCCACAACACGGATCTGACGCCGGTGCTGGTCTACCCCGTGGAACACCACACGCCGCGGCTGACCCCGCAGGTCCCGCCGGAACGTTCCCTCGGCCGGCTGGTCGGCCAGACCCGCTCCGCGATACTCCAGGGCATCGGCGTCGGCTGCACCACCAGCGAACTCGCCCGCCGCGCCGATGTGTCGCTGGCCTCCGCCAGCCAGCACGCGACGGTGCTCCGCGACGCCGGCCTGCTGGTCACCCTGCGG comes from the Streptomyces angustmyceticus genome and includes:
- a CDS encoding ArsR/SmtB family transcription factor produces the protein MNGEARLLAPLVPTRGYFPDFLTPAEGLLGMTDALAALRETPAARLHEELARLSTATRPFPSWIREMAEGDTRALGRLAGILQRYYEVAVAPYWPRVQSRIEADRAARGRALLDGGADRLLASLPPMMRWRPPVLEADYPVDRDLHLGGRGLLLLPSYFCRRTPVTFHNTDLTPVLVYPVEHHTPRLTPQVPPERSLGRLVGQTRSAILQGIGVGCTTSELARRADVSLASASQHATVLRDAGLLVTLRQGNAVLHTLTPLGAALLRGARPAEAATYERLA